The window GTCGCGAGATGGGACTTTTGCGGAAAGCCGGACTCCCGCGTGAAACCGCCCGGCAAGACCGCACCGCCGTGTCGGCGGTCGAGGAGTCCTTCTGCCTCCAGTGCCCGCACGTCCCGCCGTACGGTCACTTCGGAGGTCTGGACGACGCGGGCGAGCTCCCGGAGCGATACCGCTCCGTTGGCCCGCACCATTTCGAGGATCAATTGGCGACGTTCTGCAGCGAACACGAAACTGACAGTAACCCCAACGACCGTCTGCTTTCAGCTCTTTGCGCCGGAATACCGAAGTTGTCCATAAGGCGGGGCGACTAGTGGTATACGCAGGACGAGACTTGGGTGAACGTCTCCCCACGGAACAGCGCCCCGCCCCAAACCCCTTACGAAGTGCGGCGGTTAGCGGAACTCAGCCTTCCTCGCCGGCCTTGCGCGTGTGCAGCTGGCGCGCCACCTCGGCGATCGAGCCCGACAGGGAGGGGTACACGGTGAACGCGTTTGCGATCTGCTCGACCGTCAGGTTGTTGTCCACGGCGATCGAGATGGGGTGGATGAGCTCGCTCGCGCGCGGGGAGACGACCACGCCGCCGACGACGATGCCGGTGCCCGGGCGGCAGAACATCTTCACGAAGCCGTCCCGGATGCCCTGCATCTTCGCGCGCGGGTTGCGCAGCAGCGGGAGCTTCACCACGCGGGCGTCGATCTTGCCGGCGTCCACGTCCGCCTGGGTGTAGCCGACGGTGGCGATCTCGGGGTCGGTGAAGACGTTCGAGGACACCGTCTTCAGGTTCAGCGGGGCCACCGCGTCGCCGAGGAAGTGGTACATCGCGATGCGTCCCTGCATCGCCGCGACCGACGCGAGCGCGAACACGCCCGTGACGTCACCGGCGGCGTACACGCCGGGCGCCGAGGTCCTCGACACCTTGTCGGTCCAGATGTGCCCGGAGTCCTTGAGCCGGACGCCGGACTCCTCCAGGTTCATGTTCCTGGTGTTCGGGATCGCGCCGACCGCCATCAGGCAGTGCGTTCCGGTCAGGACGCGCCCGTCGGAGAGGGTGACCTCGACCCGGTCGCCCACCCGTTTGGCGGACTCCGCGCGGGAGCGGCCGACGACGTTCATGCCGCGGCGCCGGAAGACGTCCTCCAGCACGGCGGCCGCGTCGGGGTCCTCGCCCGGCAGCACGCGGTCGCGGGAGGACACGAGGGTCACCCGGGAGCCGAGGGCCTGGTACGCACCCGCGAACTCGGCGCCGGTGACGCCGGAACCGACCACGATCAGCTCCTCCGGGAGCTCGTCGAGGTCGTAGACCTGGGTCCAGTTCAGGATCCGCTCGCCGTCGGGCATCGCGTCCGGGATCTCGCGCGGGGTGCCGCCTGTGGCGATCAGCACGGCGTCCGCGGTCAGGATCGTCTCGGATCCGTCGGC of the Streptomyces sp. NBC_01294 genome contains:
- a CDS encoding NAD(P)H-quinone dehydrogenase; the encoded protein is MTRIVIIGGGPGGYEAALVGAQLGAEVTVVDCDGLGGASVLTDCVPSKTLIATAEVMTTFDSSYEELGIVVADDTPHIEQAARVVGVDLGKVNRRVKRLALAQSHDITASVTRAGARVVRGRGKLGGPQGIDGTRDVIVTAADGSETILTADAVLIATGGTPREIPDAMPDGERILNWTQVYDLDELPEELIVVGSGVTGAEFAGAYQALGSRVTLVSSRDRVLPGEDPDAAAVLEDVFRRRGMNVVGRSRAESAKRVGDRVEVTLSDGRVLTGTHCLMAVGAIPNTRNMNLEESGVRLKDSGHIWTDKVSRTSAPGVYAAGDVTGVFALASVAAMQGRIAMYHFLGDAVAPLNLKTVSSNVFTDPEIATVGYTQADVDAGKIDARVVKLPLLRNPRAKMQGIRDGFVKMFCRPGTGIVVGGVVVSPRASELIHPISIAVDNNLTVEQIANAFTVYPSLSGSIAEVARQLHTRKAGEEG